Proteins encoded together in one Streptomyces sp. B1I3 window:
- a CDS encoding cobyric acid synthase, protein MSGGLLIAGTTSDAGKSVVTAGICRWLARRGVKVAPFKAQNMSLNSFVTREGAEIGRAQAMQAQAARVEPTALMNPVLLKPGGDRSSQVVLMGKPVGEMSARGYHGGRQEALFGTVVDCLEQLRGAYDAVICEGAGSPAEINLRRTDIVNMGVARAARFPVLVVGDIDRGGVFASFFGTTALLSAEDQSLIAGYLVNKFRGDVSLLEPGLDMLYGLTGRRTYGVLPYAHGLGIDEEDGLRVSMRGAVRESVVAPPHGQDVLRVAVCAVPLMSNFTDVDALAAEPGVVVRFVDRAEELTDADLVVVPGTRGTVKALAWLRERGLAEALRRRAAEGRPVLGICGGFQVLGESIEDDVESRAGLVEGLGLLPVRVRFGREKVLARPAGSALGEPVEGYEIHHGVADVRGGEPFLDGCRVGAVWGTHWHGSLESDAFRRAFLAEVARFSGRRFVAAPDTSFGTLREEQLDRLGDLIEEHADTDALWRLIETGAPAGLPFLAPGAPRTPGAPVGAGGPASGAPAAGPAPCPPPARDRGSAPKAGPRSPDGREVSRDAGIGTDVSVHEEAL, encoded by the coding sequence ATGAGCGGCGGGCTGCTGATCGCGGGAACCACCTCGGACGCGGGCAAGAGCGTCGTCACGGCCGGCATCTGCCGGTGGCTGGCGCGCCGAGGGGTAAAGGTCGCGCCGTTCAAGGCGCAGAACATGTCGCTGAACTCCTTCGTCACCCGCGAGGGCGCGGAGATCGGGCGGGCGCAGGCCATGCAGGCGCAGGCCGCGCGCGTGGAGCCGACCGCGCTGATGAATCCCGTGCTGCTCAAGCCGGGGGGCGACCGGTCGAGCCAGGTCGTCCTGATGGGGAAGCCGGTCGGCGAGATGAGTGCGCGCGGTTACCACGGAGGTCGCCAGGAGGCCCTGTTCGGGACGGTCGTGGACTGTCTGGAGCAGCTTCGCGGCGCGTACGACGCCGTGATCTGCGAGGGGGCGGGCAGCCCGGCGGAGATCAATCTGCGGCGCACGGACATCGTGAACATGGGCGTCGCGCGTGCGGCGCGCTTCCCCGTTCTCGTCGTCGGGGACATCGACCGCGGAGGCGTCTTCGCGTCGTTCTTCGGCACGACGGCTCTGCTGAGCGCCGAGGACCAGTCGCTGATCGCCGGCTACCTGGTGAACAAGTTCAGGGGCGACGTCTCGCTGCTGGAGCCGGGTCTGGACATGCTGTACGGGCTCACGGGGCGCCGTACGTACGGGGTGCTGCCGTACGCGCACGGGCTGGGCATCGACGAGGAGGACGGGCTGCGCGTGTCGATGCGCGGTGCCGTGCGGGAGTCGGTCGTCGCGCCGCCGCACGGTCAGGACGTGCTGCGGGTCGCGGTGTGTGCCGTGCCGCTGATGTCGAACTTCACGGACGTCGACGCGCTGGCGGCGGAGCCGGGTGTGGTGGTGCGGTTCGTGGACCGGGCGGAGGAGCTCACGGACGCGGACCTGGTGGTCGTGCCCGGTACCCGGGGCACGGTGAAGGCTCTGGCGTGGCTGCGCGAGCGGGGGCTGGCCGAGGCGCTGCGGCGGCGGGCGGCCGAGGGGCGTCCCGTGCTGGGCATCTGCGGCGGGTTCCAGGTGCTGGGTGAGTCGATCGAGGACGACGTGGAGTCCCGGGCGGGGCTGGTCGAAGGGCTCGGACTGCTGCCGGTGCGGGTCCGCTTCGGCCGGGAGAAGGTGCTGGCCCGGCCGGCCGGCTCGGCCCTCGGGGAGCCGGTGGAGGGGTACGAGATCCATCACGGGGTCGCCGACGTGCGCGGCGGTGAGCCGTTCCTCGACGGATGCCGGGTGGGCGCGGTGTGGGGCACGCACTGGCACGGATCACTGGAGAGCGACGCGTTCCGGCGGGCGTTCCTGGCGGAGGTGGCGCGGTTCTCGGGGCGGCGGTTCGTGGCGGCTCCGGACACGAGTTTCGGCACGCTGCGTGAGGAACAGCTGGACCGGCTGGGGGATCTGATCGAGGAGCACGCGGATACGGACGCCCTGTGGCGGCTGATCGAGACGGGCGCGCCGGCGGGGCTGCCCTTCCTGGCGCCTGGGGCGCCCCGTACGCCGGGGGCGCCGGTCGGGGCGGGCGGTCCGGCTTCGGGGGCGCCCGCGGCGGGGCCTGCGCCCTGCCCCCCTCCTGCCCGTGACCGGGGCTCCGCCCCGAAGGCCGGTCCTCGATCGCCGGACGGCCGCGAGGTGTCCCGGGACGCGGGGATCGGAACCGATGTTTCTGTGCACGAGGAGGCCCTGTGA
- a CDS encoding cobalamin biosynthesis protein translates to MRADRIFAYGATAGLIGDLLLGDPRRGHPVAAFGRAAAGVESRLWRDHRGWGALHALVCAGGAAGAAALAARAVRDRPAAAVALTAAATWSVVGGTSLGREARAIGGALAAGDIDVARERLPHLCGRDPQALDGQQIARAVVESVAENTSDAVVGALVWGALGGVPGLVGFRAVNTLDAMVGHRSPRHRRYGWASARLDDLAGWPGARLTAALAVAAGGRPREAVHAWRADAGRHPSPNAGPVEAAFAGALGVRLGGTLAYGGRVEHRPVLNGESGRDVRAADIERAVRLSRRVSVLALGVCVAVRLAGGRRRRA, encoded by the coding sequence GTGCGAGCCGACCGCATATTCGCGTACGGCGCCACCGCCGGTCTGATCGGCGACCTGCTCCTCGGTGATCCCCGACGGGGTCATCCCGTCGCCGCGTTCGGACGGGCCGCGGCGGGCGTGGAGAGCCGGCTGTGGCGCGATCACCGCGGCTGGGGCGCCCTGCACGCGCTCGTGTGCGCCGGGGGCGCCGCGGGTGCCGCGGCGCTGGCCGCGCGAGCCGTACGGGACCGCCCGGCCGCCGCCGTGGCACTGACCGCCGCCGCCACCTGGTCCGTCGTCGGGGGCACCTCGCTGGGCCGCGAGGCCCGTGCCATCGGGGGCGCCCTCGCCGCCGGCGACATCGACGTGGCCCGGGAGCGGCTGCCGCACCTGTGCGGCCGCGACCCTCAGGCACTCGACGGGCAGCAGATCGCCCGCGCGGTGGTCGAGTCCGTCGCCGAGAACACCTCCGACGCCGTGGTGGGCGCCCTGGTGTGGGGCGCGCTGGGTGGCGTGCCCGGCCTGGTCGGGTTCCGGGCCGTCAACACACTGGACGCCATGGTCGGCCACCGGTCGCCGCGTCACCGGCGCTACGGCTGGGCCTCGGCCCGGCTGGACGACCTGGCCGGCTGGCCGGGCGCCCGCCTCACCGCCGCGCTCGCCGTGGCGGCCGGAGGGCGGCCCCGCGAGGCCGTACACGCCTGGCGGGCCGACGCCGGCCGGCACCCGAGCCCCAACGCGGGCCCGGTGGAGGCCGCGTTCGCGGGTGCGCTCGGCGTACGGCTCGGCGGGACCCTCGCCTACGGGGGCCGGGTCGAGCACCGGCCCGTGCTCAACGGGGAGAGCGGCCGGGACGTGCGGGCCGCGGACATCGAACGCGCGGTGCGGCTGTCGCGCCGGGTGAGTGTGCTGGCCCTCGGCGTGTGCGTCGCCGTGCGGCTGGCCGGAGGACGGAGGCGTCGGGCATGA
- a CDS encoding inorganic phosphate transporter translates to MEHITLLLAIVIVTALVFDFTNGFHDTANAMATTISTGALKPKTAVAMSAVLNLVGAFLSVEVAKTISGGIVNEDGLRTEVIFAALVGAILWNLLTWLVGLPSSSSHALFGGLIGAAVMSAGWSSIDGGTVVTKVLLPAIAAPLVAGLAALLATKLTYRLNRKITDEAQLKSTAKGYRAGQIASAGLVSLAHGTNDAQKTMGIITLALVTGGVLAPGSNPPVWVICAAGVAIALGTYLGGWRIIRTMGSGLTELRPPQGFAAQTSAATVILASSHLGFSLSTTQSCSGAVMGAGLGRKGGVVRWSTATRMFVAWGLTLPAAGLVGAGAEFLTKQGGWGVGVVAVLLVAGSGAIWWLSRRKPVDHTNVNAPDAEPAGVVTTAIAAVSPPPVGGAVPDLKTTIPAPAPSAVTTADPARPATV, encoded by the coding sequence ATGGAACACATCACGCTGCTGCTCGCGATCGTGATCGTGACAGCTCTAGTGTTCGATTTCACGAACGGTTTCCATGACACCGCCAACGCGATGGCCACCACCATCTCGACCGGCGCCCTCAAACCCAAGACTGCGGTGGCCATGTCCGCCGTCCTCAACCTGGTCGGCGCTTTCCTGTCGGTGGAGGTCGCCAAGACGATCTCGGGCGGGATCGTCAACGAGGACGGCCTCAGAACCGAGGTCATCTTCGCGGCGCTCGTCGGCGCCATCCTGTGGAACCTGCTGACCTGGCTGGTCGGCCTGCCGTCCAGTTCCTCCCACGCACTCTTCGGCGGTCTGATCGGCGCCGCGGTGATGTCGGCCGGCTGGTCCTCGATCGACGGCGGCACCGTCGTCACCAAGGTCCTGCTGCCCGCGATCGCCGCCCCCCTCGTCGCCGGTCTCGCCGCGCTGCTGGCCACCAAGCTGACGTACCGCCTCAACCGGAAGATCACCGACGAGGCGCAGCTGAAGTCGACCGCCAAGGGCTACCGGGCCGGGCAGATCGCCTCGGCCGGTCTCGTCTCCCTCGCCCACGGCACCAACGACGCGCAGAAGACGATGGGCATCATCACCCTGGCCCTGGTCACCGGCGGCGTCCTCGCCCCCGGCTCCAACCCGCCGGTCTGGGTCATCTGCGCCGCGGGTGTCGCCATCGCCCTCGGCACCTACCTCGGCGGCTGGCGCATCATCCGCACCATGGGCAGCGGGCTCACCGAGCTCAGGCCGCCGCAGGGCTTCGCCGCCCAGACCAGCGCGGCCACGGTCATCCTGGCCTCCTCGCACCTCGGCTTCTCCCTCTCCACCACCCAGTCCTGCTCCGGCGCCGTGATGGGCGCGGGCCTCGGACGCAAGGGAGGCGTGGTCCGCTGGTCCACCGCCACCCGGATGTTCGTCGCCTGGGGCCTGACCCTGCCGGCCGCGGGCCTGGTCGGCGCGGGCGCCGAGTTCCTGACCAAGCAGGGCGGCTGGGGCGTGGGCGTCGTCGCGGTGCTCCTCGTCGCGGGCTCGGGTGCCATCTGGTGGCTGTCCCGCCGCAAGCCGGTCGACCACACCAACGTCAACGCGCCGGACGCCGAACCGGCGGGCGTCGTCACCACCGCCATCGCCGCCGTCAGCCCGCCGCCCGTCGGCGGGGCCGTCCCGGACCTCAAGACCACCATCCCGGCCCCGGCCCCGTCGGCCGTGACCACGGCCGACCCGGCCCGACCGGCCACGGTGTAA
- a CDS encoding class II aldolase/adducin family protein: MSDRDQDAIEQAWDAVVATARRTASEGLVVGTSGNVSARVGEIVLVTPSAVHYDRLGPGDAVGVDLRGRRVFGELPPTSELPLHLAVYNSTSAAAVVHTHAVHATAVSTLVAEVPPVHYAAAMLGGPVRTAPYARYGTRELADGMLAALRDRTGCLLRNHGTVTYGDSLDEAYDRTAQLEWMCRLWLTASSVPGRSPTLLSPAQLHEVRDALEGYGRPG; the protein is encoded by the coding sequence ATGAGCGACCGTGATCAGGACGCGATCGAACAGGCGTGGGACGCCGTCGTCGCGACGGCCCGCAGAACGGCGTCCGAGGGGCTGGTCGTCGGCACCTCGGGCAACGTCTCCGCACGGGTCGGCGAGATCGTCCTGGTCACCCCCAGCGCGGTGCACTACGACCGGCTGGGCCCCGGGGACGCGGTCGGCGTCGACCTGCGGGGCCGGCGGGTGTTCGGCGAGCTCCCTCCGACCAGCGAGCTCCCCCTCCACCTGGCGGTCTACAACAGCACGTCCGCCGCCGCCGTCGTCCACACCCACGCGGTGCACGCCACCGCCGTCTCCACCCTCGTGGCGGAAGTGCCCCCGGTGCACTACGCCGCCGCGATGCTCGGCGGCCCGGTCCGCACGGCGCCCTACGCCCGCTACGGGACGCGGGAACTCGCCGACGGCATGCTCGCAGCGTTGCGCGACCGCACCGGCTGCCTCCTGCGCAACCACGGAACCGTCACCTACGGCGACAGCCTCGACGAGGCCTACGACCGCACCGCCCAGCTCGAATGGATGTGCAGGCTCTGGCTCACCGCGAGCTCCGTGCCCGGCCGCAGCCCCACCCTGCTCTCCCCGGCCCAGCTGCACGAGGTGCGGGACGCGCTGGAGGGGTACGGCCGGCCCGGCTGA
- a CDS encoding alpha/beta hydrolase produces MRPATATAAAVTTILGAGAAAVAAGRYASDAALGASTRAFPADRRLTVHAATAGQIALTRSFAALRPGTYGLVGRGVHAVVGAVTDQAPHRSADTVVRRLERVTRGTLKRGVKVRFTPEVHTGDPLGALGLTYKEVEIPGELGSLPAWFLPGARDTWVITVHGLGTTREHPMNVLGFLQDQQLPVLDIAYRGDAGAPRSPDRLSHLGESEWRDLDAAIRYAVRYGAEKVIVHGWSSGASMALHAAVNSALRDRISGLVLDSPVMDWKVTLRALAAARSVPAALLPLAVRAAQGQTGLHGGRLLDTSVPTALHAPTLIFHGPGDTLAPWEPSRELADRRPDMVTLRAVPDAPHGAMWNADPPRYEEALRRFLTPLM; encoded by the coding sequence GTGCGCCCGGCAACAGCGACGGCAGCGGCCGTCACCACGATCCTCGGCGCCGGCGCGGCAGCGGTCGCGGCCGGCCGGTACGCCAGCGACGCCGCCCTCGGGGCGTCGACGCGGGCCTTCCCCGCCGACCGCAGACTCACCGTGCACGCCGCGACGGCCGGGCAGATCGCCCTGACCCGCTCCTTCGCCGCCCTGCGCCCGGGTACGTACGGACTGGTGGGCCGCGGTGTCCACGCGGTCGTCGGGGCCGTGACCGACCAGGCGCCGCACCGCTCCGCCGACACCGTCGTGCGCAGACTGGAGCGTGTGACCCGCGGCACGCTGAAACGCGGGGTCAAGGTCCGGTTCACCCCGGAAGTGCACACCGGCGACCCGCTGGGCGCCCTCGGTCTCACGTACAAGGAGGTCGAGATCCCCGGCGAGCTGGGCAGCCTCCCCGCCTGGTTCCTGCCCGGCGCCCGCGACACCTGGGTCATCACCGTGCACGGCCTCGGCACCACCCGGGAACACCCCATGAACGTGCTGGGCTTCCTGCAGGACCAGCAGCTCCCGGTACTCGACATCGCCTACCGCGGCGACGCCGGCGCACCCCGCTCCCCGGACCGGCTCTCCCACCTCGGCGAGTCCGAATGGCGCGACCTCGACGCGGCCATCCGCTACGCCGTGCGCTACGGGGCCGAAAAAGTCATCGTCCACGGCTGGTCGTCCGGTGCCTCCATGGCACTGCACGCGGCCGTCAACTCGGCGCTGCGCGACCGGATCAGCGGCCTCGTCCTCGACTCACCGGTCATGGACTGGAAGGTCACCCTGCGCGCCCTGGCCGCCGCCCGCAGCGTCCCCGCCGCGCTGCTGCCCCTCGCCGTCCGGGCCGCCCAGGGCCAGACCGGGCTGCACGGCGGCCGGCTCCTGGACACCTCGGTGCCCACGGCCCTGCACGCCCCGACGCTGATCTTCCACGGCCCCGGCGACACGCTGGCCCCCTGGGAGCCGTCCCGGGAACTCGCCGACCGCCGTCCCGACATGGTCACCCTGCGCGCCGTGCCGGACGCTCCGCACGGGGCGATGTGGAACGCCGATCCCCCACGCTACGAAGAGGCGCTCCGGCGCTTCCTCACGCCCCTGATGTGA
- a CDS encoding VOC family protein → MTGADGVPTIYPTILYEDAKAAIRMLTQGLGFTEEAVYEGANGKVLHAELSCGNGRVMLGSKGREGVFATAMANAGPSGVYVVVDEVDEHHARAVEHGVEILMPPTDQDYGSRDFMARDAEGNVWTFGTYAPGSAD, encoded by the coding sequence ATGACGGGCGCGGACGGTGTGCCGACGATCTACCCGACGATCCTGTACGAGGACGCGAAGGCCGCGATCAGGATGCTGACGCAGGGCCTGGGCTTCACGGAGGAAGCGGTCTACGAGGGTGCGAACGGCAAGGTCCTGCATGCCGAGCTGTCCTGCGGCAACGGCAGGGTGATGCTCGGCTCCAAGGGGCGCGAGGGCGTGTTCGCGACGGCGATGGCGAACGCGGGGCCTTCGGGCGTGTACGTCGTGGTGGACGAGGTGGACGAGCACCACGCGCGGGCCGTGGAGCACGGCGTGGAGATCCTCATGCCGCCCACCGACCAGGACTACGGCTCCCGGGACTTCATGGCGCGCGACGCCGAGGGCAACGTCTGGACGTTCGGGACGTACGCCCCGGGGTCCGCGGACTGA